The following is a genomic window from Meiothermus sp. QL-1.
CTCGAGGGTCTCGGGGTCCACCACCTCCAGAATGGCCATCTCGGGGATTTCCCAAAGACCATCCTTCTCCAGGCCCTCCCCGGCCACCACCCCCAGCTCCGAGGTGCCGTAAGCGTCCACCGCCACCCCTCCCAGGGCCTGCTCGAGCCGCTCGCGGTAACCCGGCACCGAGGTAAAGGGCTCCCCCCCGGCCATCAGAAGGGCAAAGCGCCCGCCCGCCTGGGCCACCTTCATGGCGAAGCTGGGATTCGATACCAGCACCTCGAAGCCGTACTGCCGCTGAAGCTGCACGATGCGCTCGGCCTCCCCCGGCCCGTGCGCCAGGACCATGGCCCCGGCCCGCTGCAAGGCCTCGTGGAAAAGCCAGCCCCCGGCGAACACGTGGTAGCTGAAGACCACCAGCGCCTTTTTACCCGCCATCCCCAGCCGGCGCATCTGGGCGGCCAGCGCCTCGGCCTGGTAGTCCAGGTCTTCCCTGGAGAGGTACTCCGGCATCCACCCCAAAGCAGGGCTGGGGGTGAGGTGCATCAAAACCGCCCCCTGGGGCGGCTCTGGGTGGGCCTGGAGGTAGGCCAGCCAGTCCTGGCGGGTGGTGAAGGGCAGCCGGGCGATGGTTTCCGGGGTGACCGCCTCCACATCCACCCCCCGCAGCTTCTCGGCGTACACGGGGTGCTGCCTCGCGGCGGCCAGCACGGTCTGCAAACGCTGGGTTCGGTCCATGGGTGCCTCCTGGTTTCCAGGGGGATTATACCCACGCAGGCTCAACGCCGCTCTAGTGTCAGGGTGTAGGTGTAGCTCCTGCTCTGGTTGGGGGCCAGCGCGAAGCGAAGGCGGTAGCCCTGGGGCAGGCGCTCCAGCCCCTCGCCCTCGAGGGCGAAGGGCTGCGGCAGGGTCTCCTCTATCTCCACCGTGAGCCCATACGCCTTGGGGTTGCGCACGGTGGTGGTCACGCGAAAGCGGTTGGGCGCCAGCGCTTCCACCTGCCGGAGGGCCTGGCCCTCGGGGTCGGGGCCCAGCAGAAGCGTGACCAGACGACCCTTGGGGGTATCCGGCAGCGTGGCCTGCCCTATGAACACCCCTTTTTCCCGCACGCCGACCAGGCCGGCGGCCAGGGGCTCTGGCGCGCTGAAGCGCAGGCCTCGGACAAAAGCCAGAACCGGCTCGGTGCTGAAGCCCCCCTGCCAGCGCCACAAATAGACCGGCTCCACCCTGACCCGCAGGAAGGGCAGCTCGGTCTGCCCAGGCTCCAGCAATACCTCCCCGGCCAGGCGGTAGCGGTAGGTGCCCCCCGCCTCCCCCATCCACTCGGCCAGGGCCGGGGCGGCCCGGAGCGCAGACCCTGCCTCCATCCCGCCCTCCAGCAAAGGCACGCTGCCCGCCACCAGCTCGGTGCGCACAAGCCGCAAGGGCTGTTTCAGGCCGTTGGTGAGGGTGGCCCAGCCCACCAGCT
Proteins encoded in this region:
- a CDS encoding phenylacetate--CoA ligase family protein, with translation MDRTQRLQTVLAAARQHPVYAEKLRGVDVEAVTPETIARLPFTTRQDWLAYLQAHPEPPQGAVLMHLTPSPALGWMPEYLSREDLDYQAEALAAQMRRLGMAGKKALVVFSYHVFAGGWLFHEALQRAGAMVLAHGPGEAERIVQLQRQYGFEVLVSNPSFAMKVAQAGGRFALLMAGGEPFTSVPGYRERLEQALGGVAVDAYGTSELGVVAGEGLEKDGLWEIPEMAILEVVDPETLEPTPEGEKGELVVTALSRTLMPMVRFRTGDLAVVSRRDGRLCLPKGVIGRTDLMVKVKGVKLYPTELAPLLMAFGIDPRGGAQVVVESKPDGTDKLTLRLKTETVPPQLGPALQQATGLRIDELVADPNLEGPPLIDKRY